A DNA window from Salvelinus fontinalis isolate EN_2023a chromosome 28, ASM2944872v1, whole genome shotgun sequence contains the following coding sequences:
- the LOC129825806 gene encoding forkhead box protein B2-like translates to MPRPGKNSYSDQKPPYSYISLTAMAIQNSTEKMLPLSDIYKFIMDRFPYYRENTQRWQNSLRHNLSFNDCFIKIPRRPDQPGKGSFWALHPDCGDMFENGSFLRRRKRFKLLRAEHMACKSSPMMHYFHHQGKLSGGHHEHPGPAAAVGRLPHFQSYGSINCGQSGGFKHPFAIENIIGRDYKGVMTSGLPITSVMHHLGYPVPAQLSSVVNSMWPHVGMLSDSMSAIPVSSEYAPFGVSMKGLYHHASGQTLPAVPVPIKPTPSMGPMPGLSGLPSGPSQLCSSSSMLEKNGSDPLEGKGNAIHPALLLS, encoded by the coding sequence ATGCCTCGTCCGGGGAAGAACTCGTACAGTGACCAGAAGCCGCCTTACTCCTATATCTCTCTGACAGCCATGGCCATCCAGAACTCAACGGAGAAGATGCTCCCACTGAGCGACATCTATAAGTTCATTATGGACCGCTTCCCTTACTACCGGGAGAACACACAGCGGTGGCAGAACTCTCTGCGACACAACCTGTCATTCAATGATTGCTTCATCAAAATCCCCCGGCGGCCCGATCAGCCGGGGAAGGGCAGCTTTTGGGCCCTGCACCCAGACTGTGGGGACATGTTCGAAAACGGCAGCTTTCTACGCAGGCGGAAGCGCTTTAAACTTCTGCGCGCTGAGCACATGGCCTGCAAGAGCTCCCCGATGATGCACTACTTCCACCACCAGGGCAAGCTGAGTGGAGGGCATCATGAGCATCCAGGCCCCGCGGCGGCAGTGGGCAGGCTCCCCCACTTTCAGAGCTACGGCAGCATCAACTGCGGACAGTCCGGCGGCTTCAAGCACCCGTTTGCCATTGAGAACATCATAGGTCGGGACTACAAGGGCGTGATGACGAGCGGGCTGCCCATCACTTCGGTAATGCACCACCTGGGCTACCCTGTGCCCGCGCAGCTCAGCAGTGTGGTCAACTCAATGTGGCCGCACGTCGGCATGCTGTCAGATTCCATGAGCGCCATACCCGTCTCCTCAGAGTATGCGCCCTTTGGCGTGTCCATGAAGGGTCTCTACCATCACGCCAGTGGACAGACGCTACCCGCTGTTCCTGTGCCCATCAAACCCACCCCGTCTATGGGTCCGATGCCCGGTCTTTCGGGCCTTCCGTCCGGCCCATCGCAGCTCTGCTCCTCTTCATCCATGCTGGAGAAGAATGGTTCCGACCCTTTGGAGGGCAAGGGCAACGCGATACACCCGGCTCTTCTGCTGTCTTAA